A stretch of the bacterium SCSIO 12827 genome encodes the following:
- a CDS encoding DUF3604 domain-containing protein, with translation MPLSTYLPEEMGSVAIAPLGPVEAGSFQSFFIIYTAGKFGIDDSGSLKIVHRFASDLGRLQMDDPEGANYVSAQASNGAVLHMEYDLKRNFRPWDKTLYIKVVRGFLSEGDRIVIRIGDRRYGGPGVRMQTFQEKEFQFRVLVDAFATYDYVELPNTPSIEVTSGPPVIYKAVLPTLKRVGETFLLGLKGEDRWGNPSAKCEDTFRVTSTRPVENLPDEISFYPGQASVQIDGLRAEEEGDLCIDLVDMDGNVTARSNPLRIVAKTGGVSFWADLHGQSQETIGTNNARSYFSFARDRAFLDATVHQGNDFQITSEFWDELNSLSREFTQDSRFIVIPGYEWSANTCLGGDRNILYAEEGRPIYRSSHALVEDTRDLDQDANSVEELFDKLQGEDVTVFAHVGGRYADIRRGHDRKLERSVEVHSAWGTFEWLVEDAFEMGYRTGILATSDGHKGRPGASHPGATRFGAYGGLTCLFADDLTRANLMTALKRRHHYCTTGCRAVLSTKVTLDRPADRFDDDPALGGPPDEQVSEAVMGDILRTDAEIATFEIDIHAAAPIERIDIRDGLRLLETWRPSEAEDMGRRIRVIWEGSEYRGRGRETIWDGFAELSGNTFARVSPINWYNIEKRLDLVSPQRVEWSSLTTGGFIGFDAWLDDMVMGWLRIDTPLVKKTIAVQDIGREDIRLEAGGLGRRVRVYRLPEENPHKRLKLARKIPLSPDRDNALYVRITLEDGHVIWSSPIYLVP, from the coding sequence ATGCCGCTTTCGACCTATCTGCCGGAAGAAATGGGCTCCGTCGCCATCGCCCCCCTGGGACCGGTGGAGGCGGGCAGCTTCCAATCCTTCTTCATCATCTACACGGCGGGCAAGTTCGGGATCGACGATTCCGGCTCGCTCAAGATCGTGCATCGCTTCGCTTCGGACCTGGGCAGGTTGCAGATGGACGACCCGGAGGGCGCCAATTACGTTTCGGCCCAGGCGTCGAACGGTGCCGTCCTGCACATGGAATACGACCTCAAGCGCAACTTCCGGCCCTGGGATAAGACGCTCTACATCAAGGTCGTGCGCGGGTTCCTGTCGGAAGGCGACCGCATCGTGATCCGCATCGGCGACCGCCGGTATGGCGGGCCGGGTGTGCGCATGCAGACCTTTCAGGAAAAGGAATTCCAGTTCCGGGTCTTGGTCGATGCCTTTGCGACCTATGACTATGTGGAATTGCCGAACACACCGTCGATCGAGGTCACCTCCGGCCCGCCCGTGATCTACAAGGCCGTGTTGCCGACCCTGAAGCGGGTGGGGGAGACCTTTCTGCTGGGCCTCAAGGGCGAGGACCGTTGGGGCAATCCGTCTGCCAAATGCGAGGATACCTTTCGCGTGACTTCGACCCGTCCGGTCGAAAACCTGCCGGACGAAATTTCCTTTTATCCCGGCCAGGCCTCGGTGCAGATCGACGGCCTGCGCGCGGAAGAGGAAGGCGACCTGTGCATCGATCTGGTCGACATGGACGGCAATGTGACGGCGCGCTCCAACCCGCTTCGCATCGTGGCGAAGACCGGCGGCGTCAGCTTCTGGGCCGACCTGCATGGTCAGTCTCAGGAAACCATCGGCACCAACAATGCGCGCTCCTACTTCTCGTTCGCCCGCGACAGGGCGTTCCTTGACGCCACGGTGCATCAAGGCAACGATTTTCAGATCACGTCGGAATTCTGGGATGAACTGAATAGCCTGAGCCGTGAGTTCACCCAGGACAGCCGCTTCATCGTCATCCCCGGTTATGAATGGTCGGCCAATACCTGCCTGGGCGGCGACCGCAATATTCTGTATGCGGAGGAAGGGCGGCCCATCTATCGCTCGTCCCACGCCTTGGTCGAGGACACCCGTGACCTGGATCAGGACGCCAACAGCGTCGAGGAACTGTTCGACAAGTTGCAAGGCGAGGACGTGACCGTGTTCGCCCATGTGGGCGGGCGTTATGCCGACATTCGGCGCGGCCATGACCGGAAATTGGAACGCTCGGTCGAGGTCCATTCCGCCTGGGGCACCTTCGAATGGCTGGTCGAGGACGCCTTCGAAATGGGCTACCGCACGGGTATTCTCGCGACCTCGGACGGGCACAAGGGCCGGCCGGGTGCCTCGCACCCCGGGGCCACCCGGTTCGGTGCCTATGGTGGGCTGACCTGCCTGTTCGCCGATGACCTGACCCGCGCCAATCTGATGACGGCGCTGAAACGCCGCCACCATTACTGCACCACGGGCTGCCGGGCGGTGTTGTCGACCAAAGTGACGCTCGACCGGCCCGCCGACCGCTTTGACGATGATCCGGCCTTGGGCGGTCCGCCGGATGAACAGGTCAGCGAGGCCGTCATGGGCGACATCCTGCGCACCGATGCAGAGATCGCGACCTTCGAGATCGACATTCATGCCGCCGCGCCGATTGAACGCATCGACATCCGCGATGGCTTGCGCCTGCTGGAAACCTGGCGCCCGTCCGAGGCCGAGGACATGGGCCGGCGCATCCGGGTCATTTGGGAAGGCTCCGAATACCGGGGGCGCGGCCGGGAAACGATCTGGGACGGTTTCGCCGAATTGTCGGGCAACACCTTTGCTCGGGTCTCGCCCATCAACTGGTACAACATCGAGAAGCGCCTGGATCTGGTGTCGCCCCAACGCGTTGAATGGTCGTCCCTGACCACGGGCGGCTTCATTGGTTTCGACGCCTGGCTGGATGACATGGTCATGGGCTGGCTTCGCATCGACACGCCACTGGTCAAGAAAACCATCGCTGTCCAAGACATCGGGCGCGAGGATATCCGCTTGGAGGCCGGCGGCCTTGGCCGCCGCGTGCGCGTCTACCGCCTGCCGGAGGAAAACCCCCATAAGCGGCTCAAGCTGGCGCGCAAGATTCCCCTCAGCCCCGACCGCGACAACGCCCTTTACGTGCGCATCACGCTGGAAGACGGCCATGTCATCTGGTCGTCACCGATTTATCTCGTTCCATGA
- a CDS encoding GntR family transcriptional regulator, whose protein sequence is MVFSALATVLEDGAHSGMQRLPKYLQLSDAIARAILQGRLKTGEKLPPESELARVLPASLGTIQRALNNLAERGLLVRRHGHGTFVAEPAMAPKDLWHFRFLADDGRSLLPVYTQVGSIDAVRRPGPWSDFLGTKDLIVVTRRIDVNHAHTGISELYLPEARVPGLLKVAPKTLENVNIRAFMADRFGIATERVREMAACGPLPETVTGALGLAPGLAGLAYHMEGFAHRDRPISYQIAWFPPGGPRLVLGEKHE, encoded by the coding sequence ATGGTTTTCTCCGCCTTGGCGACAGTGCTTGAGGACGGCGCGCATTCAGGTATGCAGCGCTTGCCCAAGTACCTGCAACTGTCCGACGCCATCGCCCGCGCGATCCTGCAGGGGCGGCTGAAGACCGGTGAGAAACTGCCGCCGGAAAGCGAACTGGCGCGGGTGTTGCCGGCCAGTCTGGGCACCATCCAGCGCGCGCTCAACAATCTGGCCGAACGGGGCCTGCTGGTCCGCCGTCACGGCCACGGCACCTTCGTCGCGGAACCGGCCATGGCGCCCAAGGATCTGTGGCATTTCCGCTTTCTCGCCGACGACGGGCGGTCGCTGCTGCCGGTCTATACTCAGGTCGGCTCCATCGACGCCGTGCGCCGCCCCGGCCCATGGTCCGACTTTCTGGGCACCAAGGATCTGATCGTCGTGACCCGGCGCATCGACGTGAACCATGCCCATACGGGGATCAGCGAACTGTATTTGCCCGAAGCCCGCGTGCCGGGCCTGTTGAAGGTCGCGCCCAAAACGCTGGAAAACGTGAACATCCGCGCCTTCATGGCCGATCGCTTCGGGATCGCCACGGAACGGGTGCGCGAAATGGCGGCCTGTGGGCCGCTGCCGGAAACGGTCACGGGGGCGCTCGGCCTGGCGCCTGGCCTGGCGGGCCTGGCCTATCACATGGAAGGGTTCGCGCATCGCGACCGGCCCATCAGCTATCAGATCGCCTGGTTCCCGCCGGGCGGCCCGCGCCTGGTTCTCGGCGAGAAACACGAATAG
- a CDS encoding VOC family protein gives MTGIDHVVLTARDLAGISEFYERLGFTLTPQAQHPFGTGNRLAQLQGSFIELLSVTKPDDVPEAGPGEYSFGAYNRDYLKTGDGMSMLALTSDGWEVDRARFERAGFKLPAPFAFGRKARQPDGSEVKLDFRLTFLTDPALPRAPFFTCDHRHPGEIFWKPHYQTHANGAQRIVEVQMVAENPEVHMGLIKRLFGAVVPIYGGICAGLMGAGFCVLEPEAFAETYPGVAIPTVPEGEARFAGFRVAVADLDAAEALWRENGVAFRRVGDRLYVPGENAFGCLIALSES, from the coding sequence ATGACAGGCATCGATCACGTCGTTCTCACCGCCCGCGATCTGGCCGGGATCTCGGAGTTTTATGAACGCCTCGGCTTTACGCTGACACCCCAGGCGCAGCATCCTTTCGGTACGGGCAACCGGCTGGCTCAGCTTCAGGGAAGCTTTATCGAGCTTCTGTCCGTGACCAAGCCCGATGATGTGCCGGAAGCAGGGCCGGGCGAATATTCCTTCGGCGCCTATAACCGGGATTACCTGAAGACGGGTGACGGCATGTCCATGCTGGCCCTGACGTCGGATGGCTGGGAGGTTGACCGCGCCCGGTTCGAACGGGCCGGGTTCAAACTGCCCGCCCCCTTCGCCTTCGGGCGCAAGGCGCGCCAACCCGACGGCAGCGAGGTCAAACTGGATTTCCGCCTGACCTTCCTGACCGACCCCGCCCTGCCGCGTGCACCCTTCTTCACGTGCGATCACCGGCATCCGGGGGAAATTTTCTGGAAACCCCATTACCAGACCCATGCCAATGGGGCGCAGCGTATTGTCGAAGTGCAGATGGTCGCGGAAAATCCGGAAGTCCACATGGGGCTGATTAAGCGCCTGTTCGGGGCCGTGGTGCCCATCTACGGCGGCATCTGCGCGGGGCTAATGGGCGCCGGGTTCTGCGTTCTGGAGCCCGAGGCCTTTGCCGAGACCTATCCCGGGGTGGCGATTCCGACGGTGCCGGAAGGCGAAGCGCGGTTCGCCGGGTTCCGCGTCGCCGTCGCCGATCTGGACGCGGCCGAGGCCCTATGGCGGGAAAACGGCGTCGCATTCCGGCGTGTCGGCGACCGTCTTTACGTCCCCGGCGAAAACGCCTTCGGCTGCCTCATTGCCCTTTCGGAGAGCTGA
- a CDS encoding succinate dehydrogenase/fumarate reductase iron-sulfur subunit — translation MSNDTLTVEIWRGREDGRFDTFEVPRMASQTVLDIVTYVQRNLDPGLSYRFACRVGVCGSCAMTVNGKPRWTCRTHVDKVADEGVLRIQPLKNMPVIRDLAVDMTEFFEKWTKAKAHFVPTATRHDDFAQVSPSDPKRKEATAGIECINCGVCYSACDTVAWLGEYLGPAALNRAWTLHNDVRDGGQSDRIKAIAGTGGCQACHSHQSCFELCPKHLNPTASIAGLKRATAKAALKGEI, via the coding sequence ATGAGCAACGATACCCTTACCGTGGAAATCTGGCGCGGCCGCGAAGACGGGCGGTTCGACACCTTCGAAGTGCCGCGCATGGCGAGCCAGACCGTGCTCGACATCGTCACCTACGTGCAGCGCAACCTGGACCCGGGCCTGTCCTACCGCTTTGCCTGCCGGGTCGGGGTCTGCGGGTCCTGCGCCATGACTGTGAACGGCAAGCCGCGCTGGACCTGCCGCACCCATGTCGACAAGGTCGCCGATGAAGGCGTCCTGCGCATCCAGCCGCTGAAGAACATGCCGGTGATCCGCGATCTGGCCGTCGACATGACGGAATTCTTTGAAAAATGGACAAAGGCCAAGGCCCATTTCGTGCCGACGGCGACCCGCCATGACGACTTCGCCCAGGTGTCGCCCAGCGACCCCAAGCGCAAGGAAGCCACAGCGGGGATCGAATGCATCAACTGCGGCGTCTGCTATTCGGCCTGCGACACAGTGGCCTGGCTGGGTGAATATCTCGGCCCGGCGGCCCTCAACCGGGCCTGGACCCTGCACAATGATGTGCGCGACGGCGGCCAGTCGGACCGCATCAAGGCCATCGCTGGGACCGGCGGCTGTCAGGCCTGTCATTCGCACCAAAGCTGTTTTGAGCTGTGTCCCAAGCATTTGAACCCGACGGCGTCGATCGCCGGGCTCAAGCGGGCGACCGCCAAGGCGGCGCTGAAGGGGGAGATCTGA